The proteins below come from a single Nitrospinota bacterium genomic window:
- a CDS encoding cytochrome C oxidase subunit I, which translates to MEAVFRTCPVTGLKVERNAETLVMFNAVTSIVFLLVGGLLALLLLLTRWQAVHLLPADFFYRLLTLHGIAMLVAWIVFFEM; encoded by the coding sequence TGTCCTGTCACCGGCCTCAAGGTTGAACGTAACGCGGAAACGCTGGTTATGTTCAATGCCGTTACCAGCATAGTGTTTTTGCTGGTCGGCGGGCTGTTGGCGTTGTTGTTGCTTCTCACGCGCTGGCAGGCGGTGCACCTGCTGCCGGCCGATTTTTTCTACCGTCTTCTCACGCTGCACGGCATCGCCATGCTGGTGGCGTGGATAGTGTTCTTTGAAATGG